A single genomic interval of Hippoglossus stenolepis isolate QCI-W04-F060 chromosome 24, HSTE1.2, whole genome shotgun sequence harbors:
- the LOC118103140 gene encoding protein downstream neighbor of son homolog: MSQQAGYSPNFKRPADIMRKRWRRSRSDAGALSSPSGQESTGSPGQSGSSPACVRPFSPGPLFSNQSRSGGGTKRRNPFSSIENTYSPKKKIHIFNDDVKSDAADDHQEEDVSTKRECRGVSSFSAILTEAERHEHRDVPSKKCLTVSEDVSLFEEEEEDVKSPLLKSPQAIAPASIAPPVCTEYPADWSLKTRLLFTSPLTLSWAEQPKAQEEALGLSQHCRAQFTTLPHTLQDPRSCSELRCAFQQCLVYWQHPSLPWLSLFPRINAERRFTGKSTPWAQNASLQQSLMSEWSVSLSSLYSLLKARQCPYFYLCSYQFTVLFRAAGLGGSSPITALISPTTRGLREAMKAEGIEFSLPLVEDRRKSKDPQNLDGQDGKSEGCSELKEGVECQEDEEGGEDGYNDDEDSSFSWLKEMGIQDKIKKPDSISIQLRKESHTVSLDHKPESVVCVEGSHTFTLINFLINCKSVVAAAGSQAGLPPTLLAPIAFRGATMHTLKARSVNVKCQVGSTFQNISSLEITGPILPSSLHTITNLLRPSQKGNFSATLYTHAPTAVMNACTKQQCTPCSVDLSGCGLHPASLQQLQRPSSLGKTALTHVNLNNYSYTWKN, translated from the exons ATGTCTCAGCAGGCAGGATATTCCCCCAACTTCAAACGACCCGCGGACATTATGcggaagaggtggaggagatccCGAAGTGACGCCGGTGCCCTGTCCAGCCCGAGCGGACAGGAGTCCACTGGCAGCCCGGGACAAAGCGGCTCATCCCCGGCGTGTGTCCGGCCGTTTTCCCCCGGACCGCTGTTCAGCAACCAGAGCCGCTCCGGAGGTGGAACCAAACGCAGAAACCCGTTCTCAAGCATCGAAAACACGTACAGCCCcaagaagaaaatacacatttttaacgACGACGTGAAAAGCGACGCTGCAGACGATCACCAGGAGGAGGACGTGTCAACAAAAAGAGAGTGTCGAGGAGTGTCATCCTTCAGTGCAATCCTGACCGAGGCAGAGAGACACGAGCACCGAGATGTCCCCTCTAAG aagtgtctcactgtctctgaggatgtctctctgtttgaagaggaggaagaagacgttAAAAGTCCACTGCTGAAG AGTCCTCAGGCCATTGCTCCTGCCTCCATAGCGCCCCCCGTCTGCACAGAGTATCCAGCAGACTGGAGCCTGAAGACTCGgctcctcttcacctccccGCTCACCCTGTCGTGGGCCGAGCAGCCCAAAGCCCAGGAGGAAGCTCTTGGGCTCAGCCAGCATTGTAGAGCTCAGTTTACCACCCTGCCTCACACTCTGCAG GATCCCAGGTCCTGCTCGGAGCTTCGCTGTGCCTTCCAGCAGTGTCTGGTCTACTGGCAGCATCCCTCCCTGCCCTGGCTCTCTCTGTTCCCCAGGATCAATGCGGAGAGGCGCTTCACAGGGAAGAGCACCCCCTGGGCACAAAAtgcatcactgcagcagagtcTCATGAGTGAATG gtcagtcagtctgtcatcTCTCTACAGTCTACTGAAGGCCAGACAGTGTCCTTACTTCTACCTCTGCTCCTATCAG TTTACAGTGTTGTTCAGGGCAGCAGGTCTCGGTGGTTCTAGTCCCATCACAGCCTTGATCTCCCCTACAACTCGAGGTCTCAGAGAGGCAATGAAGGCTGAAG GTATAGAGTTCAGTCTCCCTCTAgtggaggacaggaggaagagcaaGGACCCACAGAACCTGGATGGGCAGGATGGGAAATCGGAGGG GTGCTCTGAGCTGAAGGAAGGTGTCGAGTgtcaggaggatgaggagggaggagaagacgGATATAACGATGACGAAGACAGCAGCTTCTCCTGGCTGAAGGAGATGGGAATCCAGGACAAAATCAAGAAGCCCGACAGCATCAGCATACAACT CCGTAAGGAGAGTCACACTGTGTCTCTGGACCACAAACCAgagtctgtggtgtgtgtggagggatCTCACACTTTCACCCTCATCAACTTCCTCATCAACTGCAAGAGTGTGGTGGCTGCAGCGGGCTCCCAGGCTGGGTTACCCCCAACCCTGCTGGCCCCCATCGCTTTCAGAGGAGCTACAATGCACACGCTGAAG gcTCGCAGTGTGAACGTGAAGTGCCAGGTTGGTTCCACCTTCCAGAATATCAGCAGTCTGGAGATCACAG gacctatcctcCCCTCGTCTCTCCACACCATCACAAACCTTCTTCGGCCCTCACAGAAAGGAAACTTCTCAGCTACTCTTTACACGCACGCACCTACTGCTGTCATGAACGCATGCACCAAGCAACAG TGTACCCCCTGCTCCGTGGACCTGTCCGGTTGTGGCCTCCACCCTGCttccctccagcagctgcagcggcCCTCGAGCCTGGGCAAGACCGCCCTGACACACGTCAACTTGAACAACTACAGCTACACCTGGAAAAACTGA